In Candidatus Buchananbacteria bacterium CG10_big_fil_rev_8_21_14_0_10_42_9, a single window of DNA contains:
- a CDS encoding thioredoxin peroxidase — MHHQCKCHANEADFQVGQPAPDFSLDAYVGGVVKKVGLKDYKGKWIVLFFYPEDFTFVCPTEIKGFAKHEDKFKEKNAVVIGASTDSVHSHKAWFEKDLQEVKFPVLADTAHTLSRSYHVLIKDKGIALRGTFIIDPEGVLKYIVVSDLNVGRSVGETLRVLEALQSGDLCPVEWEPGEKTLGKA; from the coding sequence ATGCATCATCAATGTAAATGCCACGCCAACGAGGCGGATTTCCAAGTCGGCCAGCCGGCTCCTGATTTCAGCCTTGACGCTTATGTTGGCGGCGTAGTCAAAAAAGTCGGTCTTAAAGACTATAAGGGCAAGTGGATAGTTCTTTTTTTCTATCCCGAGGACTTTACCTTTGTTTGCCCAACCGAAATTAAAGGTTTCGCCAAGCACGAAGATAAATTTAAAGAAAAAAATGCTGTAGTCATCGGCGCTTCAACTGATTCAGTTCACTCTCATAAAGCTTGGTTTGAAAAAGATTTACAAGAGGTCAAATTCCCAGTTCTGGCTGACACAGCTCACACTTTAAGCCGTAGCTATCATGTTTTGATCAAGGATAAAGGGATTGCTTTGCGGGGAACGTTCATTATTGATCCGGAAGGCGTACTGAAATACATTGTAGTTTCGGATCTCAATGTCGGCCGCAGCGTTGGTGAAACCTTACGTGTTTTAGAAGCCTTACAAAGTGGCGACTTGTGTCCGGTTGAGTGGGAGCCCGGAGAAAAGACTTTAGGCAAAGCCTAA
- a CDS encoding peptide chain release factor 2 has product MRGGYFDLEGLKQRLVKFEQEMAAPDFWQDQSRAAKVSQEAEHLKQDILAWDNLSSEIESAKSLAEELAEADDHSLEKELNRKYQELLKQYQEREFFLLFSGKHDKSDAVLTIHAGTGGTEAQDWTEMLMRMYLRFCEKRGWATTVIDEARGNEAGVKRVSIEVSGRYAFGHLKAEAGTHRLVRISPFDAEKMRHTSFALVEVVPIFPELTDEDVVIKDEDLRVDVFRSSGKGGQSVNTTDSAVRMVHVPTGITVSCQNERSQAQNKATALKILKSKLFLRKMEERQKEQDSARGEVLPAAWGNQIRSYVLHPYHMVKDHRTNFETSNPGVVLDGDLDNFIKAYLEHSVKANESNN; this is encoded by the coding sequence ATGCGCGGAGGTTACTTTGACCTTGAGGGGTTAAAGCAAAGGTTAGTAAAGTTTGAGCAAGAGATGGCGGCTCCGGATTTTTGGCAAGATCAATCTCGGGCGGCTAAAGTAAGTCAGGAAGCAGAGCACCTTAAGCAAGATATTCTTGCTTGGGATAATTTAAGCAGTGAAATTGAATCGGCTAAAAGCCTGGCCGAAGAATTAGCTGAGGCTGATGATCATAGTTTAGAAAAAGAACTTAACCGTAAATATCAGGAATTGCTCAAGCAATATCAAGAACGCGAGTTCTTTTTATTGTTTTCCGGAAAGCATGATAAGTCTGATGCGGTATTAACTATCCATGCTGGCACCGGCGGAACTGAAGCCCAAGATTGGACCGAGATGTTAATGAGGATGTATTTGCGCTTTTGTGAAAAGCGGGGGTGGGCAACAACAGTGATAGATGAGGCACGAGGTAATGAAGCTGGGGTCAAGCGCGTATCAATTGAAGTTAGCGGCCGGTATGCCTTTGGGCATCTTAAAGCCGAAGCCGGCACACATCGGTTGGTGCGCATTTCGCCTTTTGACGCCGAGAAAATGCGTCACACCTCTTTTGCTTTGGTTGAAGTAGTGCCAATTTTTCCCGAGTTGACCGACGAAGATGTAGTAATTAAGGATGAAGATTTACGCGTTGATGTGTTTCGTTCTTCCGGCAAGGGCGGCCAAAGCGTTAATACTACCGACTCGGCGGTGCGCATGGTGCACGTACCAACCGGCATTACGGTTAGTTGCCAAAATGAGCGTTCTCAAGCCCAAAATAAGGCGACCGCGCTTAAGATCTTGAAATCTAAGCTATTTTTACGTAAGATGGAGGAGCGCCAAAAAGAGCAGGACAGCGCTCGGGGCGAAGTATTACCGGCGGCGTGGGGCAATCAAATACGTTCATACGTCCTTCACCCGTACCATATGGTCAAAGATCACCGCACAAATTTTGAGACGTCTAATCCTGGCGTGGTGCTGGACGGTGATTTGGATAACTTTATTAAAGCTTATTTAGAGCATAGCGTTAAAGCTAATGAAAGTAACAATTAG